One genomic segment of Hordeum vulgare subsp. vulgare chromosome 2H, MorexV3_pseudomolecules_assembly, whole genome shotgun sequence includes these proteins:
- the LOC123429904 gene encoding G-type lectin S-receptor-like serine/threonine-protein kinase At4g03230 → MLWRMEEGRSELSMFEFSQVIDATNNFSEGNKLGEGGFGRVYKGQLPNGLDIAVKRLTQHSGQGLNEFKTEIHLIAKLQHTNLVRLLGYCIEGEEKILIYEYMSNKSLDFFIFDTTRGALLNWNRRRHIIEGVAQGLLYLHKHSRLRVIHRDLKASNILLDENMNPRISDFGLARIFGSNGSHANTSRVVGTHGYMAPEYASEGQFSIKSDVFSFGVLLLEIISGKRNNGFHQTGNIGNLLGYAWLLWKREKWCDLIDPCLDVKHPTMEIMRFINVGLMCVQDDAVDRPTISDAISLLMNESTILPDPKRPAYFRSKGEDTELEEQYSINLLTGSSPAGR, encoded by the exons ATGCTTTGGAGGATGGAAGAGGGCCGCTCTGAGCTTTCGATGTTTGAGTTCTCTCAGGTTATAGATGCCACAAACAACTTCTCAGAAGGAAATAAACTTGGCGAGGGTGGTTTTGGTCGTGTCTACAAG GGACAACTACCAAATGGACTTGATATAGCGGTCAAAAGACTAACTCAACATTCAGGGCAAGGTCTGAATGAGTTTAAGACTGAGATACATCTTATTGCGAAGCTTCAACACACCAACTTGGTGAGACTCTTGGGGTACTGCattgaaggagaagagaagattcTGATATATGAATACATGTCAAATAAAAGCTTAGACTTCTTCATATTTG ATACGACAAGAGGAGCATTATTGAACTGGAACAGGAGGCGTCATATAATTGAAGGCGTGGCTCAAGGATTACTCTACCTCCATAAGCACTCACGCTTGCGGGTAATACATAGGGACTTGAAAGCGAGCAACATTCTATTGGATGAAAATATGAACCCAAGGATATCGGATTTTGGTCTTGCTCGAATATTTGGATCGAATGGAAGCCATGCTAATACAAGCAGAGTTGTGGGAACACA TGGTTATATGGCTCCTGAATATGCCTCGGAGGGACAATTCTCAATCAAGTCGGATGTTTTCAGCTTTGGCGTGTTGCTTTTGGAGATC ATCTCTGGGAAAAGAAACAACGGGTTCCACCAAACTGGGAATATTGGCAATCTTCTTGGATAT GCTTGGCTATTATGGAAAAGGGAAAAATGGTGTGATCTCATCGACCCTTGCTTAGACGTTAAGCATCCAACTATGGAGATTATGAGATTCATTAATGTCGGGTTGATGTGCGTacaagacgatgccgtcgaccgcCCTACAATCTCGGATGCTATCTCTTTGCTTATGAATGAGAGCACAATCTTGCCTGACCCGAAGAGGCCTGCTTACTTCAGGAGCAAAGGGGAAGATACAGAGTTAGAGGAACAATACAGTATAAACCTCCTTACAGGTTCATCTCCGGCTGGTAGATAG